AGAGCTTTGATGTCCTTGGTCACCCACGGCTTGTTGTTTGGGTAGCTGGTGACCGTCCTTGATGGGACATTTGAGTCAACACACAAGTTGATATAGTCTGTGATGCACTCTGTGAGCCCGTCAATGTCCTCTCCATGAGGCGCCATGAGCACCTGCCAGTCAGTTACCTCAACACAGCACTGCAGTGTCTCTTGGACCCCCTCTGACCACCTTATCACTGTTTTTTTGGTCACGGACTGTCTTTTGACTAGAGGCACATAACAGGGGTTGAGGTAAACAAGGTTGTGGTCTGACCGGCCCAGCTCTGGTAGTGGTATGGGGCTATATGCATCGTTGATGTTCGCAGGTCCAGGATCTTATATCCTCTGGTGTAGCAGCTGACATACTGGGTGAAGTTGGGTTGTGATTTGTCCTTAGTAACATGGTTAAAATCCCCCGAGATGAGAATGAGAGCTTTCGGGTGCTTGGTTTGGAGTGGTCTATTGAGCTGTGGATGACGTCACTGGCAGCTGCAGCGTTAGCAGAGGGGGGATCTATACAGCTATCATGATTACATgcaaatctccctgggcaaataATATGGTCTGAGTCCTGCAGCTAACATCTCTATATTCGGGTCACAGTGGTTTGTAATATGACCGGGATGACAATATTTCTTATTAATAAACAAAGCAAGCCCCCCTCCTTTCCGTTTGCCGTTGGTTCGGTCCCGGTCAGCGCGCACACTTTGAAACCCGTTTATAGAGACGTTACCATCCGGAACATCGTCGTGCAGCCACGTCTCAGTAAAACACATTAGGCTACACTCACAATATTCTTTCTGACTACCGGCACGCACCAAATACTCATCCATTTTATTTGCCAGAGACTGCCCGTTACCTATGAAGACGGAAGGAAGATATGGTTTATCACTGCTCTCTCTCCTCGCTTCCGCTCTCATCTGTCTCGAACGTCTCCCTTTCCCTCGACTGTAACGAGTACCCCCATAAGTCCTTTTTAGCTCCTCCGGGATCTGGTTAGTTAGCGCCGGGTCCATTAGCTGGATGCTATCAACTAGCGTCGCTAACATCTTTTCCCTGGTGTAGATAAAGGAGCCTCTCCACTGTTGTTGTCCGTATGAGCTCTTCAGTAGTGTCCCCACTGTCAGTAGGACAAACAAATTAGTTCTGAACTGCATGTTTAGAAGGGCACAACTACATAAAAAGTAAATGTAGAGTAAAATGTAAAACTATAAAAAGTACAAAGTAAACAAAGAATAAAGACAAAAGACAAAAACGGAGCGAACTGCAGCTGCGGCCGTCTGGATCGACAACTAAATACTTGAAATTGTTTTAAGTTGTGGGCCTTGAAGCTGTTATCTAGGGAATTTTATCGTTTTGAATACAGTTATGGGAATAAACTTTTCCATGATattctaattgtattattatttattactaggAGTGGAAGTAACAATCAGCACCACACTAAACAAACTTGATATCTAAAAgaaagaaggaggcaacatcacactgcAAACAAGATGTATAATACACGCACACACTACTATCATAATATGGGAATTataaacaacaaatcaatgattgtaCTGACAAGCTTGCAATCTGACAATTTGGACAAGAATATATGAATGCCTTTGAAGCGCATTCAATTTCGATTAACAggaggtaaaaaaaaatccagtgaaAAGATTCAACAGAGCTGCTGTCACTGTCAGCAAACCCAACTTAGCTAAAATGCCGCTCTGACCACGCTCTTGCTGACGTCAGATgtcacttggcaacaggcaccaccaccttttaaaggcacactcaactgcatatgccatatatttgatatttttaaacATTGTTGTAAGTACCACATTAATAACTTTCCCTAGtaattatttatgtttattaaaGGATCATTCCATTAGTAATTAAGTTACTTGTCTGGTAAACTAACGAGTAACTATAATTAATGAATTTTTAAAAGTAGTTTTCAAAACACTGTTCATTGGTGATGAGTATCTACggtgttttttctttaaaataaaacatttgcggGTGCTATTTCGGGCTTAAACTGGACTGTgcgtttttgttgttttatgttACTAAGGAACCGGCAATTGAAGAGAAAGGGTTCTGCAGATTAAATTAATCTAATtcgaacactttttttttgcaagtataaTTATAGCCCTTTTAATTATTCCATTAGTGAAGAAATATGTCAATGTGAAGGTAACGGTGTAGAAGTTCATCAAACGTAGACATTTTTATGGGTGTATCGTTTACTTCTGGTTTTtagagggttttttttgtaattgaccATAGAAAGTTTCCCCCTACAAAAGGCTGGATATACTTATTTGTAAACTTAACATAGGCATTACTGTCTTACTAGGTTTTGGCTCctaattatttattgaacaattacTGTACATtttcaatgtataaaaaaatgggtacaCTGTGGAGTGAATTTCTTTAGAATGTACTCTAATATACAAAGGGGCAAATCATGCTCACAGgttcatatatgtacatacacattgaTAAAGTAATGGTTACAATGCTATTGCCATTGAAAGGGTAGGTGTCAATAATCTCATTCCTTCCACCGTTATTTCCGTATTTTGTATGTCTTTGAATAGGTCCTTAGACAACAGAGATAGTTTGGACCCGTCtgcagagttaaaaaaaaatatctcaaaagaTAGCCAGCATCTGTCGCACAGTCCTAAAGGTGGAAACAAAGCAGAACTGCAGAGACTGGACCACGGTCACCAGCCAGCAGGGACAACAAGAGAAAGTTCATGTTGGAATGGTATATTATTATTTCCACTGTATGAAAATAAATGTGCCTTGGTTCTGCTGGTAGCTCTGCCCTACGGTGTTTTTATGCTCACACTGAaaactatattattattttgtgctACCACTGCAGATTGTCTTGCATCCGGGTCCCTGTTAAGCCCATCCGTTGAGTTGCAAGGTATTGCTGAGTACATTGTCCCACAGCTAAAAGGCTCAGAGACCGTCTCAGCACCTGAGAGAAAATCCCCTGCAACGATGAAGCTTAATACCACCATGACACTAAGGAGTGAAGAAGGAAAATCAGTGACCATGCAGAAAAAATCTAGGTCCCCTTCAAGGACCCTCAGGAAGAGGGCTAGATCCAGAAGCTCCCCAAGGAGAAAGAGTTATCGGTCAAGGTCAAATCCATTTAATTATTTTCCAATGTTActgttttttaagaaatattttatatttaataagTAATGTGAGGTAAGCGGAACTAAATATGGTCTATGCAGGTCCAGAAGTCGACAGTCACGGAGGTCATGTTGTACGTCACGAGATGGGGGAAGGCAGCCTACCTACAGCCAGAGGGACCGCTGGAAACGAGAGCCAAGCCACTCGCCTGTGCTTATCCTGCGCAAAAAAAGGTCCCCCACTTGCAAACATCGCACAGCTGCCAGCTGCCCTCAAAAAATCAGTGACCTAGGTCAGATATTATTCTTCCACTTTTTTGTTCCCGACCATTCAATTGTGCTGCAGTTTGTCTTATTAACTGCAGCCTACAATTAGCGCAGTGGAAAGGGACTATTTTCCTACACATAAATAAGTACTACTGTACTGTACTTTGTTTTTTGGTTTTCTTTAGGAAAGGAGCAGCTGTTGGAAATTGCAAAGGCCAATGCAGCTGTCATGTGTGCCAAAGCAGGTATGTCCATCCCTTCCAGCCTTAGGACCTCAATGCTGCCGTTGGCATTGCCAAACATGGCGATGAATGCTGCTATGGCCAGTATGACAGCAGGTATGACTAATAATGAAAGGAAAATATTAACACTACAGCAACTTTACATAATTGGTTGTATCTCTTTTACAGCCACCATGACCGCTGCCTTGTCCAACATTGGCACCCTGTCCTCACTATTGCCGCTGCCAACCATTCTCAACAAACCTGGTGCAAACCTTGCTCAGCCCATAAATGCTGCTTTTGAGGAAGCGAAAAAGAAAGTAGTGAAGCATGCTAACAGCATCAGCATTAAAGAGTTCACTGATGTAAGGCCCTGGATCAATAGATTTAACTCTGAAAAATGCAGACTTAACAAATCTTGTAGTTAGTATTACCAAATATTAGGTTCTAAGCAGAACCAAAACCAGGTTCCATAATGGCATCAACCTAAACAATATAAACCAGACCGAAAAAAATAAGTAGCTATCGGTGCCTCTTTTTGGTGCTAAATAATTGCAAACTTAGCCAACTGCAAAAAGTGCTTGGCTGTGATATTGTGCGTCTTGCAAAAATTATAGCTTTGCGACAAAGCATGTAGTTTGACACTTTTTAAATTTATTGCTGACCTTAACACTCCAACATCAGCCTTTATAACACAGCTACTGACACAGCGCTAACCATTAGCCTTCATAGCTAgccacaacaaaaatacaacacttgtatgttctctattttcTGTATTGGTGCAAAAATGATTAattgtggattttttttcttcttttttgaatGTATTACTTGGAGCTTGCCACTTGCTTACAGTTACAATTTCACCAAAAATTGGTCTGAGGAATTTGTTTGGCGTTCAGGCTAGTCACTCCTGCCGTCCCACCGCGCTTACAGTACATACTAGgagcgcatgcacacacacaaacgcagtccgagagaagcaactaacaatttggAGTTTTCTTGGTTACACATTTAATGATAGGTAACGTTAGCTTTTTCAAAACGCTATCATGGGTTAACACAATGACAACGCACGTGCATTTGTTCCGTAGTTTGGTCATTACATGCTAAAAGCAATAAGAGGTTGGGCTGCAATGCTTAAATTAAACACATTGGAAAGTTATGTTGCAAACAGCTCCTTGAATAACTGAAATAGTTCAATCAAAAGTTTGTTCAACTTCATGTCCCAAAGTACCATTAAAATAGTGTTATTAATTACAAAATGTATATGTTTTCCATTTATTAACTACTGATTTGGGCACTGTTTAAGCAGGCCACTGTTTTAAAAGTATTGATTTGGTACTAGAATCAGTTGAAATGGAAACGATACCCATTCCTTCCCAGGACAGCATCATTTAATGTTATTTAAGGTTTTAGTCCTATATATTTGTTTGATCTGTTTCAGCAGTTACATATTTGTCTATAATTGCCATGTTTGTGTCTTTAGAAGTGCAAGATGATTGTGGACAGCAAAGGCGAGCTGCCGGATGCATTACCGCATGTGTTGGTGGAGGAGGATGACGGGAAACCATGTGGGGGGTTGCTTCTGCGTGAACATAAAGCGATCAGCTTCAACATTAACGTAACACATTACACAAATTACATGCAAGCCTAAAATATTCTGATATTCTGACTTAATATGGAAATATTCTTATAATATTTTCCCTATCTTCATTACCAGAATACCACAGTACGACCAGCCGCTGCAGGCATGGCAAAAGAATTCCCAGTGTCTTCAGGATCTCAACACCGTAAAAAGGTATGAATGAAAGATTTAgaggtaatttaaaaaaaaactgtccttGTGTTATGGATTGAGTGATTTCATGAAGTGTGTGCTTTCAAGGAGAGCAAGGCACTAAATGTCTATGGAGATTGGGTCCCAGTGGACAAAACATCAGTGGAAGCAAAAGCTGCCATTCCCATGGCGACAGTGAGCGCCAGTGAAACTCTGAACGCTCTAACATTACCTGGACAGTCTGAAGCATTGGCAGCAAATCACGACAGTGTTTTCCCTGACCAACCGCCACAGGTTCTGTTGCACTGAGGGTTTTTTTGTCTGTAAATTTTGCATGAATGACACCTATTACTACATGTCTTTGTAGCCTGTCGACATCTCTCAGGCTGTGAGTGAGAGAATCAAAGCTCAGAGGCGCTTAACCGAGAACCCCCTTGATGTCAGTGCCATCTGCATGCTTACCCGAGCCCAAGAGCAGGTATATCTTGATTATAATCATTTTGTTACATATTCAGAGATAAGCTTTCACACTAACGCTATCCTTCCTTTCCACTAGTACAGTTAGATAGAAAGCTACACCGAGAGAGAGGCACATAGACTTTATTATATCCAAGGGAATAAGGTGATATGTGTCTGCTTTTGGTTTTGTATTTGTAATACACCTTCATAGCTTTTTTCTAAACTGTAAAATGTTTGCTGAAATGTTGCAATTGTGGgcttacatttatatataagaACAGTGGTGGTCTTTCAAGTAGAGGAAGCTCATTTTCAGCTACTTTAAACTCAAGTATAGCCTCTATTAACAGATAAAAGATGTAAAAACGCTATATTTCACAAATAACTTGAAATATGCTATGGCAAAGGTGTATATTTCAAGATTGCGGGTTCGCTCATTTTGCTGTCAATCAAAAATAAATTTAACCTCAGACAGAGcatttgaagtgaccaaatactttttttccaccataatttacaaataaattatttaaatttccttttattttacattatgtctctcacagtagaagtataactatgatgaaaattacagacctctgtcatcattttaagtgtgagaacttgcacaatcggtggcttactaaatacttttttgccccactgtatatatcaatcaatcgatcaattcctttattgtcattgtcataagtaatacttaagtcatacatgtcaacgagatttCGTTTGAGCTATGTCCAGCGGCATAGAAACTGCATTGATGTGCAGGTCGACCATAGTTTACAGTTTAGCTTAGCATTTGTCtatgagaacacatacagttgtgatcaaaattattcaacccccacacaattttggtgttttagtaagttggacatttattccgtattttgtttgtagtcatatcaaataaagatatattaaatagacaaatgcaacttgaattacgaCATTATATTTTcaaacataccaaacagtgtcatttctcttaatatctcattgacaaaattattccaccccttgaagatcatgagtcttaagaacagaatttcaaTAAGGTATGtttaatcaggtgttgaaaacacctgcagatgtgattagaaccataacgagcaacaattaaactgattgaaaaagactgtggcGCTCAGcatcttgtagatggtcaatggtgtatttgcaacatggtgaagtccagggagtggtcaaagaagtcaagagaggtggtaatttctcttcataagaaaggatatggatataagaaaatagcaaagacattacacattccaggagacacagttgggagcataatttgcaagtttaaagctaaaggcacagtggaaacactacctgggcgtggtagaaagaggatgctgtgtgcgtacagtggtgaaaaacccccgggtaacagctgaggaactacaacaggacattgcagagggggaaacgcaggtttcgtcccagacaataaatcgcgcactacgagatgaaggcctccatgccagaactcccaggcgcaccccacttctgactaccaggcacaagaaaaatagactccagtatgccaaaaatcatctggacaaaccccaaaggttttgggaaactgttctatggagtgatgagacaaaaccgGAActatttgggcctatgaatcaaacgttatgtctggaggagaaaaaactaagcttacaaagagaagaacacctcgcctaTTGTTAAGCATGGtagggggtcaatcatgctctggggctgtttctctgcctcaggtaccgggaatctccagcacgttcaaggcattatgaattctatttcctaccaggatatatcagctgcaaatgtcatgaagtcagtgacgaagctgatgcttgggagacgttggaccttccaacaggacaacgatcccaatcatacctccaaatcaacatcatagTGGTTCCAAAAGAAGTACTGGAAGACcatggagtggccttcacagtcgccagacttaaatcctatagaaaacctgtggtgggactttaagaaggcagttgcagcatgcAAGCCctagaatatgaatgaactggaggcctttgcccaagaggaatgggctaaaatacctctagattgttgcaagaagcttgtgtccggttatgtatcacatttgaaggatgtaattactgccaaaaggtgttctactaagtactaaagatgcatgtaactagggggttgaataaatttgtcaatgagatattaagaaaacattttccttttttggtattttgtcaaatacagtgttacaatttaagttgcatttgtctatttgtcacttctttatttgatatgactataaacaaaatacggaatacatgtccaacttgctaaaacaccaaaattgtgtgggagttgagtaattttgatcacaactgtacagaGGGACGTGGGGGAGGAG
The DNA window shown above is from Nerophis ophidion isolate RoL-2023_Sa linkage group LG06, RoL_Noph_v1.0, whole genome shotgun sequence and carries:
- the LOC133554655 gene encoding protein SON isoform X4, giving the protein MAANIEQIFQDFIWNKIREFEHQNVDATCAAHADSCSEMVSGDEKIDGRSSQKKHKKHKKHKSKKKKKNREKEEKDSRVNSMKSLDAQTQSPSRTRSSTVTEQQDDDSSSRSHKHKTGRRRKKKRHKHEGRENSSDFDTKERGTKTDERFLSRQHEQLPDIIPKQDSSNKQKTDDNSWSPSRSHSNCSHSGLERWTSRPCRSLDNRDSLDPSAELKKNISKDSQHLSHSPKGGNKAELQRLDHGHQPAGTTRESSCWNDCLASGSLLSPSVELQGIAEYIVPQLKGSETVSAPERKSPATMKLNTTMTLRSEEGKSVTMQKKSRSPSRTLRKRARSRSSPRRKSYRSRSRSRQSRRSCCTSRDGGRQPTYSQRDRWKREPSHSPVLILRKKRSPTCKHRTAASCPQKISDLGKEQLLEIAKANAAVMCAKAGMSIPSSLRTSMLPLALPNMAMNAAMASMTAATMTAALSNIGTLSSLLPLPTILNKPGANLAQPINAAFEEAKKKVVKHANSISIKEFTDKCKMIVDSKGELPDALPHVLVEEDDGKPCGGLLLREHKAISFNINNTTVRPAAAGMAKEFPVSSGSQHRKKESKALNVYGDWVPVDKTSVEAKAAIPMATVSASETLNALTLPGQSEALAANHDSVFPDQPPQPVDISQAVSERIKAQRRLTENPLDVSAICMLTRAQEQVDLWAQSNTIPGLFTGSTGAQVLSTEELSNSGPQAWLKKDQFLKAAPVSGGVGEFLMRKMGWKTGEGLGRNREGTVEPIIIDFKVDRKGLLAEGEKPQKPTGGMVVTKDLMGPFAATEASPVRPCRIVRFPHGRPIGDLRPR
- the LOC133554655 gene encoding protein SON isoform X2, producing the protein MAANIEQIFQDFIWNKIREFEHQNVDATEMVSGDEKIDGRSSQKKHKKHKKHKSKKKKKNREKEEKDSRVNSMKSLDAQTQSPSRTRSSTVTEQQDDDSSSRSHKHKTGRRRKKKRHKHEGRENSSDFDTKERGTKTDERFLSRQHEQLPDIIPKQDSSNKQKTDDNSWSPSRSHSNCSHSGLERWTSRPCRSLDNRDSLDPSAELKKNISKDSQHLSHSPKGGNKAELQRLDHGHQPAGTTRESSCWNDCLASGSLLSPSVELQGIAEYIVPQLKGSETVSAPERKSPATMKLNTTMTLRSEEGKSVTMQKKSRSPSRTLRKRARSRSSPRRKSYRSRSRSRQSRRSCCTSRDGGRQPTYSQRDRWKREPSHSPVLILRKKRSPTCKHRTAASCPQKISDLGKEQLLEIAKANAAVMCAKAGMSIPSSLRTSMLPLALPNMAMNAAMASMTAATMTAALSNIGTLSSLLPLPTILNKPGANLAQPINAAFEEAKKKVVKHANSISIKEFTDKCKMIVDSKGELPDALPHVLVEEDDGKPCGGLLLREHKAISFNINNTTVRPAAAGMAKEFPVSSGSQHRKKESKALNVYGDWVPVDKTSVEAKAAIPMATVSASETLNALTLPGQSEALAANHDSVFPDQPPQPVDISQAVSERIKAQRRLTENPLDVSAICMLTRAQEQVDLWAQSNTIPGLFTGSTGAQVLSTEELSNSGPQAWLKKDQFLKAAPVSGGVGEFLMRKMGWKTGEGLGRNREGTVEPIIIDFKVDRKGLLAEGEKPQKPTGGMVVTKDLMGKHPVSALIELCTKKRMIQPDFIMVHHSGPDHRKNFLFKVTVNGVDYQPQTASPNKKHAKAMAATVALQALGEVPVDGPGLYTGPVFTAASTGPLFST
- the LOC133554655 gene encoding protein SON isoform X1, whose protein sequence is MAANIEQIFQDFIWNKIREFEHQNVDATCAAHADSCSEMVSGDEKIDGRSSQKKHKKHKKHKSKKKKKNREKEEKDSRVNSMKSLDAQTQSPSRTRSSTVTEQQDDDSSSRSHKHKTGRRRKKKRHKHEGRENSSDFDTKERGTKTDERFLSRQHEQLPDIIPKQDSSNKQKTDDNSWSPSRSHSNCSHSGLERWTSRPCRSLDNRDSLDPSAELKKNISKDSQHLSHSPKGGNKAELQRLDHGHQPAGTTRESSCWNDCLASGSLLSPSVELQGIAEYIVPQLKGSETVSAPERKSPATMKLNTTMTLRSEEGKSVTMQKKSRSPSRTLRKRARSRSSPRRKSYRSRSRSRQSRRSCCTSRDGGRQPTYSQRDRWKREPSHSPVLILRKKRSPTCKHRTAASCPQKISDLGKEQLLEIAKANAAVMCAKAGMSIPSSLRTSMLPLALPNMAMNAAMASMTAATMTAALSNIGTLSSLLPLPTILNKPGANLAQPINAAFEEAKKKVVKHANSISIKEFTDKCKMIVDSKGELPDALPHVLVEEDDGKPCGGLLLREHKAISFNINNTTVRPAAAGMAKEFPVSSGSQHRKKESKALNVYGDWVPVDKTSVEAKAAIPMATVSASETLNALTLPGQSEALAANHDSVFPDQPPQPVDISQAVSERIKAQRRLTENPLDVSAICMLTRAQEQVDLWAQSNTIPGLFTGSTGAQVLSTEELSNSGPQAWLKKDQFLKAAPVSGGVGEFLMRKMGWKTGEGLGRNREGTVEPIIIDFKVDRKGLLAEGEKPQKPTGGMVVTKDLMGKHPVSALIELCTKKRMIQPDFIMVHHSGPDHRKNFLFKVTVNGVDYQPQTASPNKKHAKAMAATVALQALGEVPVDGPGLYTGPVFTAASTGPLFST
- the LOC133554655 gene encoding protein SON isoform X3, whose amino-acid sequence is MVSGDEKIDGRSSQKKHKKHKKHKSKKKKKNREKEEKDSRVNSMKSLDAQTQSPSRTRSSTVTEQQDDDSSSRSHKHKTGRRRKKKRHKHEGRENSSDFDTKERGTKTDERFLSRQHEQLPDIIPKQDSSNKQKTDDNSWSPSRSHSNCSHSGLERWTSRPCRSLDNRDSLDPSAELKKNISKDSQHLSHSPKGGNKAELQRLDHGHQPAGTTRESSCWNDCLASGSLLSPSVELQGIAEYIVPQLKGSETVSAPERKSPATMKLNTTMTLRSEEGKSVTMQKKSRSPSRTLRKRARSRSSPRRKSYRSRSRSRQSRRSCCTSRDGGRQPTYSQRDRWKREPSHSPVLILRKKRSPTCKHRTAASCPQKISDLGKEQLLEIAKANAAVMCAKAGMSIPSSLRTSMLPLALPNMAMNAAMASMTAATMTAALSNIGTLSSLLPLPTILNKPGANLAQPINAAFEEAKKKVVKHANSISIKEFTDKCKMIVDSKGELPDALPHVLVEEDDGKPCGGLLLREHKAISFNINNTTVRPAAAGMAKEFPVSSGSQHRKKESKALNVYGDWVPVDKTSVEAKAAIPMATVSASETLNALTLPGQSEALAANHDSVFPDQPPQPVDISQAVSERIKAQRRLTENPLDVSAICMLTRAQEQVDLWAQSNTIPGLFTGSTGAQVLSTEELSNSGPQAWLKKDQFLKAAPVSGGVGEFLMRKMGWKTGEGLGRNREGTVEPIIIDFKVDRKGLLAEGEKPQKPTGGMVVTKDLMGKHPVSALIELCTKKRMIQPDFIMVHHSGPDHRKNFLFKVTVNGVDYQPQTASPNKKHAKAMAATVALQALGEVPVDGPGLYTGPVFTAASTGPLFST